Genomic window (Sediminispirochaeta smaragdinae DSM 11293):
ATAGCATTATACCTCTCCATGGCTATTTCCCCGCTTTTTTGTTAAGACGCCCGATAAGCGAGGTAGTTGAGTAATTTACCAAAAGGATAATAAAAATCAGAATGGCCCCGGTTGCGAAGCTTCTGTCGAAGCTGATCGCTTCGGAGAAGAGATTGTAGAGGTGGAGGGAAAGCACCCTGGCGGAGGAACTGGGCCCCCGTACAAGCTCGTAGTTTGATCCGAGGGTATAGATGAGTACCGCTGTTTCTCCAACCGTCCTGCCTACGGCAAGGATGATACCGGTGAGAATCCCGGGGGTCGCCGCCGGAACAACAACCTTTGCAATGGTCTGTAGTTTTGTTGCTCCCAGGGCAAGGCTTCCCTCCCTGAAGGAGAGGGGTACCGATTTCAGGGCCTCTTCACTTGTCCGTATGATGGTAGGTAGAATCATCATGGTTACGGTAAGGGTTGCTGATATGAATCCGATACCGAGGCCCAGCATGCCGACGAAGAAGATGAAACCAAAAAGGCCAAAGACAATCGACGGAATTCCCGCCAAAGTTTCCGTTCCCAGCCTCAGAATGCGGATAACCCTGCCTTGTTTGGCATATTCGACCATATAAATAGCCCCCAATACCCCGATCGGCGTGGAAAAGAGGAGAGTGAAAAGGATGAGAAAGAAGGTATTGATGATGATGGTTGATATTCCCCCCCATTTCCCGGATCGAGCCGGAGCCTCCACCAGATAGTGCCAGTCGAGGTTTTGCCGAACCTCTAAGCGATCGAAGGTGATCATCGGTCTGTCGTCGATATCCTTAACATCCTCCCAATAAGTCATGCCTATGGCCCCGGGTAGTGAATCTATCGTTTCGAAAAACACTTCCGGTGTATCAACATACAGAATTCCCTGTTCTGCTGGTTCATTATTTTCTCCGAGGACCAGGTTGAGAATATCTCCCCGTATTCCTGCATTCTGCGAATAAGCAACAGGTCTGATGGGAAGGTCTATACCCCCGACCTCCTGCCAATTCTTTACTTTACCGGTAAAAATCGCCAGAAGATCATCATTATCGATTGTTTGAATCTGTACATTTTCGACGATTTTTTTGACCGATGCATTTACGGGAGCTGCTATTCTTCTGATCGGGACAGCCTTGACGCTCCGAGGAAGGGTTTCGACCATGGCTGAGGGGATAAAACCAATTCCTCCCGGAGTAGAGGAAACGGCCTTTATCATCGCCTCACCGTCTTTTTCCAGCGTGACATGTTTGCTGTAGTTTTCTCGATTTGCGAGAATTATCTCTGCCCCGGCAGTACCCTCCTCGGATTCGGTGGTAAGGGCGAAGAGTTCGACATCGAGATTTTGTCCTGTGATGTCCCCCCAATTGGGCTGACGCCGTTTCGTGTACATCTCAAACAGCTCGGCCGAGGTCAGGTCGTCTTTGA
Coding sequences:
- the pstA gene encoding phosphate ABC transporter permease PstA; this translates as MSPLSQTKKAHLQEGIAKGIIWFFVVLTIVILAWIILYVLYRGFVSINHLHYQVTDTIETAAAGPDHPAYPISMIIQRKVRLKDDLTSAELFEMYTKRRQPNWGDITGQNLDVELFALTTESEEGTAGAEIILANRENYSKHVTLEKDGEAMIKAVSSTPGGIGFIPSAMVETLPRSVKAVPIRRIAAPVNASVKKIVENVQIQTIDNDDLLAIFTGKVKNWQEVGGIDLPIRPVAYSQNAGIRGDILNLVLGENNEPAEQGILYVDTPEVFFETIDSLPGAIGMTYWEDVKDIDDRPMITFDRLEVRQNLDWHYLVEAPARSGKWGGISTIIINTFFLILFTLLFSTPIGVLGAIYMVEYAKQGRVIRILRLGTETLAGIPSIVFGLFGFIFFVGMLGLGIGFISATLTVTMMILPTIIRTSEEALKSVPLSFREGSLALGATKLQTIAKVVVPAATPGILTGIILAVGRTVGETAVLIYTLGSNYELVRGPSSSARVLSLHLYNLFSEAISFDRSFATGAILIFIILLVNYSTTSLIGRLNKKAGK